Within the Peromyscus maniculatus bairdii isolate BWxNUB_F1_BW_parent chromosome 2, HU_Pman_BW_mat_3.1, whole genome shotgun sequence genome, the region GCATGAGTTTCTCTACTCTTTCCTTGTCTGATACTGTTCCAAATTTATCTTCAAACCCTCGCCAGGATTCCAGCAACATAAGTCTCTCTTCTTGCTCTTCTCGGTTTCTCATGGTTCTGTTTGCCTCTTGATAAATCTGTCTGCATTTAGTCACACTTGCTTCTTTTCCTGAGGAAAACTCAAATGAGCCAAACTGATCCATACCTTGACATCCTGTGTTCGCTGAAGCAGTTGTTGGTAAAGGTTTCGTGCCCTTTCAGTTTCTTCCTGCTCAATCTCAAAATGGATATATGATGTCCAAAGGACCTCTGGCATGTCTAAGCTTGGCTGGCTGATGGCTAATTCGTAGATGGCCCGGGCTCTATCGATATCACCAAGGATTGTCTCTAATTCTGCAAACTTAATCCATGAGGTACAAATTTCAGGTCCAAATTCCAAGAACTTGTCATAAAGCTTGCGGCATCTGTCAAATTCTCAAAGCTGTAGTTCCAGTTCTATATAGCCTTTGAATAACTTGTTCTTTGTACATTTGCCTATGGAAGTCCCCAAAGCTCTTCTGGCCAGTGGCAGATTTTTGTGTCATATTTCAAACTGTGCGTAATATAACCACATTTTGGCAAAGGTGAACTTTTTGTGAGGAATTAGGGCCAAAGTGGCTTGATAGACCTGTCTTGTCCTCTCAGGATCCTTGGCTTCCAGCTCTTCGTAGAATGCATAGTTGATCCAGAGATAGATGTAGCGCTTCCAATGCCTCTTCTCCTGGATGGGCGGCACGTTGGCAATGGCCCTCTCATAGACTTCCCGCACTGTGTCGGCCTCCGCCTCACTTTCCTCCAAGCGCAAGTAATCAAACCAGGCATCGTAATTGTATGGATCAGCCTTCACTTTTTCATACTGGCATCTCAGTTTGCTCACGATGATATCTTCAACAGCCCTGCGGTCCCCAAACTTCTTCTCAAAGACGGTATAGTTTTTCCAGAGTTCTTGCGCCCCTTGTTTTGAAATTCTACCCAGGGCATATTTGTAAATAACTCGTACCCTTTCcaattctttctggttttcctcaAATTTGGCAAAGGCCGCATACAGGTGTGCGTCCATATGCTCCTCTCCAAAGAACTCCACTGCTCTCTCGTAGACTTGCCGCGCATGGGCAAAATAAGCATGCTTCTCTTCGAATCGGGCATACTTGACCCAGTTCTTCACAGCAGGGTGCATGAGCACCAAGCGTTCGTAAAGGGTATGGGCCTGCTCCACCTCTTTGTGTCTCAGCTCGAAGCTGATGTAGGAGTGCCAGGCCTGCTCCTCAGGCCACCATTCCATCCAGCGCTCAAACACTTGACGGGCACCGGCGACATTGCCCAACATCTCCTCCATGGATGTGTACCTGTGCCAGAACTCACTGACTCGGGGCAGAGTTGTTAGGGCTCGCTCCCAGATATTTCGGGCATGGTTCACCTGGCggttcttcatttccatttctccacACTTCAGCCAGAGTGGAATACTCCCATAATCTACATCCAAGGCACGCTTGTATATGGACCGAGCCCTTGGGATTTCCTTGAGACTTTCTTCCCACTGGGCATATTTGATCCAGTTACTAATCACAGTCCTGTTTTTTCTTATGTTATCTTCaaaagtcttcctcttcccaagtttgTAATCATTGAGCTCCTCTTCATCTGTGATCTTCTGCTGAGGCGGGGGTGGAAGGAGCTCTTTAGCCTCTCTTAAGAGCTGCTCTGCAGTTAGCTGTACCTCAGCTGGTGCTTTGTTTTTCACCTTGGCCACTTTGGGAATCCTCTGTTTCCCTGCCGTTGTAGAGGACACTATGTCTGCGGCCGCTGAACCGGATTAACCccgacaccaacacacacacacaccacaccgctGGACCTCAGAAATGGGCTTCAAAAAACCAGCCAACACCAGAGAGCCGGCTCGGGACAAACTACATCCCCAAacagaggcacacacctttaatcccagcactcggaaggcagaggcaagaggatctctgagtttgagaccagcctggtgagCAGTAACGGGTTGTAAAAGcttcagaggaagcagagaagactcTGTCCGAGAGCTTAGAGTCACACCTGGCCCTGTAAACgaatttctaaactgtcttattaatttaaaaaaagagagccaAATATACAGATGAGAGCCTTAGAGACCAGGGAAATACGGGGAGCCAGCAgctaccttacctcaccagctctgcacctTCCAAAATGCCCTGACTTCCCGTCTACCTAGTTTTTATTGCCTAGGTTtggattgccttgctgttctgccctctcattggctcttagcccagctaactcacttccttgtcaccgcctgtctgcacagacctcaggTCTCTATGTTGggtcccgggattaaaggcgtgtctcaCTACACTTGGCCGTTCCCtgatgtgtccttgaacacacagagactctgcctgacgtgtgttcggattaaaggcgtgtgctaccgccgcttgacttctgtgtttccttaaaaatggctggcctttttccccttgatctccagacTTGCCTTATTgattaacgtacaaataaaatatcaccccatTTTGGCACAAacagattatcaccacatttcccctgttttgtctaatgaaaataaaaaaaataatttaaaaagttaaaactaatataagaaaaactatttacaataaatacaataactatatacactatatacaagcaataaacaagttaaaactttccttttaattaaacagaaaaggaaaagattaaaaaacaaataaaggggatatgatatggaaatacaGGATATAGATATGcttggatgaaagggtagattaatatatctgcttttaaagagcaacaattagTGTAAAGTCTTTTCCACTgctgtagattttagtttattgatacaaatttaaagttaattttgttatactgtatgtatatttctgctcTCTTTTAAGGTATTcagtttatgtaactcatttaaattgtaatggataattgaGAACTACAGatgaataattagtcttctatgagagTCAAAGTAATGGGCATGTTAAGTTTTCAGggtatacatagacataattcaatcaggtaggtaatcttcaaacccttcaaagacctacagaatacggaatttaaactgttttaaaaacttggactttctggacagtgagatgtctgctcctgtcagcaccaatttacttcaaagagaggaTGGGCGTCAAAGACATTCCATGTGGAGttgatcttcttcttggcaaaaatagccatttggcaagaaactgttcttgcctggactgcttttaaaaaatgttgtgtcgactggacatgcaggacccattgGAAGGTGACCACCAAACTTTGAAAGGCAAATTGTCCTTTAGGACCCCAGACTCGAATGGTACCTAAAAGGCAAGACCGTGTCTTAATGAATATTCCAGCATTATGTGAGGTCGGCCCTGAGGAGAGTGTGCAGGCTCCTTTGAAGCACAGCTCGGGGAGTTTCagggacagttaggtcatctcataCATAATTGGTTAAGCAAGCAGCAGTAACAATAGTAACTTTGAATTGGCTGAGATTTAGTCTTATCCTTTTTGGACTCACTTACCCAAGCTTGGGCAAATCCACCCGTGACTCGGAAGGGGAGCTTCAGGATTTGTCTTTGAGACATTGTGAAGCTGACTTAGGCCTTTATTTGTTCCCTCTGTTGTCCATAAATATAAAGGCCTCATGATATATGGCTCTTTGTAGAGAGAGATACCTGTTTTGCCTGTTGGCTGGAGCATTCAGAATTCAGAGTGCTCTTGCTTGCCCTGAACTAATGCTCCCAGCTCACCAAGGTCAATTTCATTGATaataatctgtctctgcctctcctcatgCAACTGCTTCACAACATAGCCAAACTGAGCAAGCTGATCGAGGAGCCATACCCTGCACCGCTGGAATGCTATGATCATAGGGGCCTTGTAGATCAGTTTGACCAACTTTGCCCCGAACTCTTAagtataataaagacaaaaaaaaaaaaaagcgactTTTGCTACAAGACAATGCTATAAATGTTTCAATCATTCTATCTATGAGCTGGAGAGCAGGCATTGCCTGTGCTGGCAATAAACTGGGAAAGGTTACTGCTTGGTACTGTTGTATTGTTTGTTGGTGTTCTGACAGATCAAGCTTGCCCTGAGACCAGGGGGCAGAGCTAGCCAGTACTTAATCATGGATTCCAGTCAGTTCTGGAACATATccttaatatcagcacttgggaggctgatgccttaattccagtgcttgggaggtgtaGACAGGATCGTGGCCCCTCATTAGCTCAGAGTAaatggagaggtaagaagtcacttgtggttgttcctttgcttctctggtcttccacaTTATTACCCCATACTTGACTCCTGGGTTTCATTGATAAGACTAAATAGGATCATGCGTGAGGTCTGAGCTATGGAATCCTACTGAGGGTAGTGTGTTGGGATGGATGAAATCCTCCCTGGGATCATTGCAGCTTGAAACTGTTCCTCCCAGAGATCCCATAGCATGAGTAGCTGTACCCTTTTGCCCATTGCATATAATAATGTTCTGTGTTTTGGAGTTCCTGGTGTGGCTCCTTCACAGCACCCTGACCACTCATCCCCAGCATTTCTCTacctgtgtctgttttttttttttcctttccccatcaCACTAAGGTAGTCACTCTCAAAGCTGTGCAGGACATGAAATCCTAGGGAAAGATCTCAGAAATGGACTCAGAGCACATGGCTCACAAGGTGCTCAATGCTTTCGAAACCAAGTGGTATGAAATGAGATCTAATCAGTTGGCAATATAAGAACTTGGTATCACACTATTTTTTTCATCATGTTTCTTGTTCTTCGAAATAGAGATAGGAAGTCCTAAACTTGATGTGTCATGGTTGTTATGTGTTTGTTGCCCTCAACCATGACTAATTGTGAAGGAATGTCCATCAAGAATACTACACACACAAGTAATAGTGGGAACTCTATTGGCTATAGACAGCACCTTCCATAGCTCAAATCAAACTAGAGGGAATTCATGAAAGCTGGATCAATGGCtctggagcctacatgggactggactaggccctttgcagggtgagacagttgtgtagcttaatctgcttgggaggccccctggtggTATGATCAgtatccatctctggtgcatgagtgggcattGTGGAACCTACAGCCTATGATAGGACACCTCCtgaagccttgaggcaggggaaaagCTTGGACTTCAGTGTCTCTCctaatgtgcctccacatgggaggcaaTGCCTTCTTGTTGGAGGGAGTAGGGAGTGGTTTGGGAAAGGAagctgggagggggcaggaagagggaagatggggaactttgattggtatgcaaaatgaatgaaaaaatttcttaaaaagaaagataataataggagttaaaacagttttttttttgtagttcgtggtggtgcatgcctttaaccccaaccaTTGTGCAGTTGAGGCAGGCCAAACTCTGAGTTCACCCCTAGCTGGGTCTACATGGAGATCTCCAGGACATCCAGGTATACAAaaagagagactctatctcaacaaacaaatacccacaacaaaaataatcccTGTGTTTTCAGGTCACATACTTTACTTCCATCAgtctagaggaagaaagaagcagggagATCTTCATGTGTTTGAGGCTGCCTGTATAAAAAATTTTTCAGTATCTAGATGAAAAGAGTTTCTTTTGGGAGAGACAAAAAGCTGAGATTGGCCTGAAAGACAGGAGCCCATTATACTGAAttgtatttgttcattaatttagTGGCTGTTTAtgtactgcatttttttttttttttggtttttcgagacagggtttctctgtgtagctttgcgcctttcctggagctcacttggtagcccaggctggcctcgaactcacagagatccgcctggctctgcctcccgagtgctgggattaaaggcgtgggccaccaccgcccggctatgtactgcatttttatttctttttctgatgaagaatcttgctctgtagctttggagatcTGATACTCCAGTTCCCGACAATCCTCCTAATTCAGCATTCCACCTAGTAGGTGACTCCTGTGAGCCAACACACCTGGCTGAGTTTTATTCACATGTGACCCACATGGTTCTGAGTGTTGGCAGATTGACATTACTACCTTTCCTAGcaagagacatacacacaaaatctcCTAAAAATATCCTCAAAGAATTTTGTGACAAACATTGTCACAACTGTGCGATCTTTTCTAGAATATATAACCTAGTTGCATGTTCTCTCATTCTTCAGTTATGTTAGCTACTCAGAATGCTGAGGCAAAAACATGGCTTGCATCTGCTCCTGTTAGACAATGGTTCTGAAGATATAGCCAACTGGAAATGTGTTTGCCAGCATCACAAACCCTAGGCTTTTTCTAAAGCATTGCATGGACTAGACAAGCTGGAATAAACCTGTCATCCAGAACTGAGGTCATCTCTGGCTATCTAACAAGATAGAAGCCAGCATGGCTACATAAAATCCATTTCTTAGAACAGTTTTAAATCTGTGTCATGGAAGGAGTTGGTGCCCTTGGCTTTTGGACAGACAAGGGTGTTTCTGTAAAGACCAGTCCAGCACagtgaagagaaacaaaaagtcaCCAATAATGGGAGCTGAACCAGGCATGGGtgaacacacccttaatcccagtgtCTTGAATgcagaaacaagctggtgtacataaaaacttacataaaagggctggggagatggctcagaggctaagagcactagcttcttttccagaggtcctgagttcaattcccagcatccaccacatggtggctcacaaccatctatatgagatttggtgccctcctCAGATGTacaagcatgcatgcaggcaaaacagtgtacacttaattaattaattaacaaacaaataattttttttaaaaacagtttcaggAAGGCTAGAACTACATGATGACCCTctttcaaaaacagagaggggtTTGGACAAGAACCTGCCTCACACTTTTCACAACAGGAGACAAAAATCGGATTGTCACTTCTTCTAGGCAAAGAAACAAATAGTCAATGACTTTGAACCCCTTTAACTTCAGTGCTCAAGAAAGAAGGGGGCAAGCGGGGCGGTgttggcgctcacctttaatcccggcactctggaggcagaggcaggcggatctctgtgagtttgaggccagcctggactaccaattgagttccaggaaaggttgcaaagctacacagagaaaccctgtctcgaaaaacaaaaacaaaaagaagaagaagaagaagaagaagaagaagaagaagaagaagaagaagaagaagaagaagaagaagaagaagaagaagaagaagggggctGATCTCTGTGTACAGGGCCCACCAGGTCTATATGGTGACTTCCAGGCCTTTCGTGTCTGCACAATGAGACCATGTCTTCATCAACATTTGTGAGGTGGATGGTGGCTCAGGCTGTGTTGTAAACTAACCTCATCTGAAATACCCTCCGCTTGCTGGGGTAGACAAGGCTTCATGTCCTTGCCTATCCCTCCTCCATCTGCCCCATCATCTGTTTGCATGCAATATCATGATGGGTTTaagatttcaatttcttttttttttttggttgtttgtttgggttatttgaaacagagtttctctgtgtagttttggtgcctgtcttggatctcacactgtagatcaggctggcctctaactcacataTATCCACCTGACTTGGCCTAGGGAgtactcagattaaaggcatgtgacaccattgCTCATCCTTCTTATAAAAATTGTAAAGCCATGAAACTGGGCAGggtggtggttgtgcatgccttaaatcccagcatttccgaggcagaggaaggtggatctctgtgagttaaaggccagcctggtctagagaatgaattccaggacaggctccaaagctacacagagaatcactGCCttgaaacaaataacaaacaaaaataaacaaatgcaaaaagcCATGAAACTACCTGAGAGCATCTGGAAAGAGGGTGGGCTCCACAGGCTGTCCTGCACTACTGCAGATCAGGTCTCTGAAAAACAGAGACTGTTAAGTGGAAGTAATCAAAAAGATGTCCAAGATGTCTCAGTAACTCACACCAGTAGTTTCAGCCATTGGGAAGCTACAAAAGGAGAAATAGTCTGTAGTGTGAGTGAGAGGCCAGTCCGACGTACATAGCAAGAGcccacctcaaaaacaaaaacaaaagaatgagaaaaccTTGTGTGGTACACGATTGTAAGCCCACTATCCCTTTGTGGAAGGTAAGTGGATACAAAGTCTTTGGCCAAGTAGGGCTAAATATtgacttcaggccagcctgagaaaaggaaattacataaataaatgagcCAAGTAGCTGATTAATAACTTAAAATGACCTGGACACAAACATGAGTGACCATCTTTCTTTGAGGAGTTGGATGACTCTAGAGATGGTACATGGCCATCCTTGTACCCCAGCCTCTTCAAAAATTCTGGG harbors:
- the LOC143271770 gene encoding LOW QUALITY PROTEIN: crooked neck-like protein 1 (The sequence of the model RefSeq protein was modified relative to this genomic sequence to represent the inferred CDS: inserted 1 base in 1 codon; substituted 1 base at 1 genomic stop codon), producing the protein MIIAFQRCRVWLLDQLAQFGYVVKQLHEERQRQIIINEIDLGKQRIPKVAKVKNKAPAEVQLTAEQLLREAKELLPPPPQQKITDEEELNDYKLGKRKTFEDNIRKNRTVISNWIKYAQWEESLKEIPRARSIYKRALDVDYGSIPLWLKCGEMEMKNRQVNHARNIWERALTTLPRVSEFWHRYTSMEEMLGNVAGARQVFERWMEWWPEEQAWHSYISFELRHKEVEQAHTLYERLVLMHPAVKNWVKYARFEEKHAYFAHARQVYERAVEFFGEEHMDAHLYAAFAKFEENQKELERVRVIYKYALGRISKQGAQELWKNYTVFEKKFGDRRAVEDIIVSKLRCQYEKVKADPYNYDAWFDYLRLEESEAEADTVREVYERAIANVPPIQEKRHWKRYIYLWINYAFYEELEAKDPERTRQVYQATLALIPHKKFTFAKMWLYYAQALGTSIGKCTKNKLFKGYIELELQLXEFDRCRKLYDKFLEFGPEICTSWIKFAELETILGDIDRARAIYELAISQPSLDMPEVLWTSYIHFEIEQEETERARNLYQQLLQRTQDVKVWISLAXFEFSSGKEASVTKCRQIYQEANRTMRNREEQEERLMLLESWRGFEDKFGTVSDKERVEKLMPEKVKKKRNVQAQDGSDAGWEEYHGYIFPEDAANQPNLKFLAMAKLWKKRQQEKEAAQ